A genomic region of Persephonella marina EX-H1 contains the following coding sequences:
- a CDS encoding MATE family efflux transporter — protein sequence MNKKILHLAIPAALTNLLDTLQLLIDILMVGRISPEAVGAVGLSGQLIILIYSFISIFYIGTNVLVSRFYGEKKPEEAGKAVSGLLIISVLFSLPFFIYTYEFSGSYFSLMGAERSVINLGTDYTSILSLSIPFLFIGAVLYSSIVASGDTKTPLIISLFTNLLNTFLNYCLIFGNFGFPRLEVEGAAIATTISYILEVLIYFFIFLSGKTGIKPELSLSFHYVLKALKVGIPAGIEKFVSFGSFLIFVKIVTGFGTYVLAGYQIGLRIEGLAFMPGFGFATAAMVLVGQYMGAKEPEKAEKSVIQTVKLAGLFMGIVGVFFIVFPEFFVSLFTDNIKTIREGSLYLRIVGVSQIPLAVDFVLNGALKGAGATKVTLIINSLSFWIFRIIPAYISAKIFNDILIVYIVMTIETFIKGFILWTVFKSGFWKKIKI from the coding sequence ATGAATAAAAAGATTTTACATCTGGCTATCCCTGCAGCATTAACAAACCTACTTGATACACTGCAGCTTCTTATTGATATATTAATGGTAGGCAGGATATCGCCAGAGGCTGTCGGTGCTGTAGGTCTTAGCGGACAGTTAATAATTCTGATCTACAGCTTTATCTCAATTTTTTATATAGGGACAAACGTTCTTGTATCAAGGTTTTACGGTGAGAAAAAACCAGAAGAAGCAGGCAAAGCTGTATCAGGTCTTCTGATTATCTCAGTTTTATTCTCTTTACCGTTTTTCATATACACATATGAATTTTCTGGATCTTATTTTTCATTAATGGGAGCAGAAAGATCGGTTATAAATCTGGGAACTGATTATACCTCTATACTTTCTCTCTCTATCCCTTTTCTTTTTATCGGAGCTGTTTTATATAGCAGCATAGTAGCTTCAGGTGATACAAAAACACCTCTTATAATCAGCCTGTTTACAAATTTGTTAAACACATTCCTTAATTACTGTTTGATCTTTGGAAATTTTGGTTTTCCCAGATTGGAAGTAGAAGGAGCGGCGATCGCAACAACGATAAGCTATATACTGGAAGTTCTCATATACTTTTTCATATTTCTTTCAGGAAAGACAGGGATAAAACCTGAACTCAGCCTATCTTTCCATTATGTATTAAAAGCCTTAAAAGTGGGGATTCCTGCTGGGATAGAAAAGTTCGTATCATTTGGGTCATTTCTCATATTCGTAAAAATAGTGACTGGATTTGGGACGTACGTTCTGGCAGGTTACCAGATCGGTTTAAGAATAGAAGGACTGGCTTTTATGCCGGGTTTTGGGTTTGCTACAGCAGCTATGGTTCTTGTTGGACAGTATATGGGAGCCAAGGAACCTGAGAAGGCTGAAAAAAGCGTTATACAGACTGTAAAATTAGCTGGTTTATTTATGGGAATAGTTGGTGTTTTCTTTATTGTTTTTCCGGAGTTTTTTGTATCTTTATTCACAGATAATATAAAAACCATCAGAGAAGGATCTTTATATTTAAGAATAGTAGGTGTATCACAGATTCCTCTCGCAGTTGACTTTGTTCTGAATGGAGCATTAAAAGGTGCGGGAGCTACAAAGGTTACACTGATTATAAACAGCCTTTCTTTCTGGATATTCAGAATTATACCTGCCTACATATCAGCAAAGATATTCAATGATATATTGATCGTTTATATAGTTATGACGATTGAGACTTTTATAAAGGGTTTTATTCTCTGGACTGTTTTTAAGAGTGGTTTCTGGAAAAAAATAAAGATATAA
- a CDS encoding heavy metal translocating P-type ATPase, producing the protein MEREGLSIKPTIECECTKPVHEAVECFQCGIPITGKPVRYNIDGKDENFCCFGCYLIYKTTGLKGDEGTAVAFLGKFGFGYFLAMLVFMLSTYLYGAHLTPDDPQAQMFTGFIKYIILILATPVMILLGYPILKNAFSGGRINLNTDTLIAIGAFSAYFLSVYSVFTNKPSIYFETATMILVLVTFGRYLETSSRAKASNFMKKLMELSPEKATIIKDGKEVEVSRDDIKVGDIVKIIPGEKIPADGIVIEGQGHVDESLLTGEVKPVLKNVGDEIFTGTVNIDGLFKIKVNKPSEDWTLNRFINLMKEIRASKAPINRISDRIAAFFLPLVIILVSGSFVYWFYQEGFERALIVSMSVLLISCPCAFSIGAPLALWIGLGEAMREGIIIRGADVLEKLSTVKYVFFDKTGTITEKDMVVSYVKALDEQTVRKACALERNSEHPLGKSFVNYCVNRGFDCDCKVEDFKVHFGYGIEGLVDGERIYIGSEKFMKKLGLEILEDLKKIENKAEREGNVPVFIADDQKVAGIVLFSQKIKEEAPVVFRVLQKLKIKFAILTGDTPYFAKIVKEKLGIDQVKAGLLPEDKLRIISEAKKKGKTVAMVGDGINDAPALASADIGIAMGCGTDLTRESANVSLLGDDLRKVPLMILLAKKVRKVIYTNMFWAFIYNIIGLGLALMGKLNPIFAALAMVLSSAFVIANSVRVKNW; encoded by the coding sequence ATGGAAAGAGAGGGTTTATCTATAAAACCTACAATTGAGTGTGAATGTACAAAGCCTGTTCATGAGGCTGTTGAATGTTTTCAGTGTGGTATCCCTATAACAGGTAAACCTGTCAGATATAATATTGATGGGAAAGATGAAAACTTCTGCTGTTTCGGATGTTATCTGATATATAAGACCACAGGGCTTAAAGGTGATGAAGGAACTGCTGTTGCTTTCTTAGGTAAGTTTGGTTTTGGGTATTTCCTTGCAATGCTCGTTTTTATGCTCAGTACATATCTTTATGGAGCCCATCTTACACCTGATGATCCTCAGGCACAGATGTTTACAGGCTTTATTAAATATATCATCCTTATACTTGCCACTCCTGTTATGATCCTTCTTGGTTATCCTATACTGAAAAATGCGTTCTCAGGTGGAAGGATAAATCTTAACACGGACACATTAATAGCTATTGGAGCTTTCTCAGCTTATTTCCTTTCTGTTTACTCTGTTTTCACGAACAAACCTTCCATATACTTTGAGACCGCAACTATGATACTTGTTCTTGTCACATTTGGAAGGTATCTGGAGACTTCTTCAAGGGCTAAAGCTTCAAATTTTATGAAAAAACTTATGGAACTTTCACCTGAGAAAGCTACTATCATAAAGGATGGGAAAGAGGTTGAGGTATCACGGGATGATATAAAGGTTGGTGATATAGTAAAGATAATTCCTGGAGAGAAGATACCTGCTGATGGGATTGTTATTGAAGGTCAGGGACATGTTGATGAATCTCTTTTAACAGGAGAGGTAAAGCCTGTTCTTAAGAATGTTGGTGATGAGATATTCACAGGAACTGTTAATATAGATGGTCTTTTTAAGATTAAAGTTAACAAACCTTCAGAGGACTGGACATTAAACAGATTTATAAATCTGATGAAAGAGATAAGAGCTTCTAAAGCTCCTATTAACAGAATCTCTGATAGAATAGCCGCTTTTTTCCTTCCTCTTGTTATAATCCTTGTCTCTGGTTCATTTGTTTACTGGTTTTATCAGGAGGGATTTGAGAGAGCTCTTATAGTATCAATGTCAGTTCTTCTTATATCCTGTCCCTGTGCTTTCAGTATAGGTGCTCCTCTTGCCTTATGGATTGGTCTTGGGGAGGCTATGAGAGAAGGGATTATTATAAGAGGTGCGGATGTTCTTGAGAAGCTCTCTACAGTTAAGTATGTATTCTTTGATAAAACAGGAACGATAACAGAGAAAGATATGGTTGTCAGTTATGTTAAAGCATTGGATGAACAGACTGTCAGAAAAGCCTGTGCCCTTGAAAGAAACTCAGAACATCCCCTGGGTAAAAGCTTTGTTAACTACTGTGTTAATAGAGGTTTTGATTGTGACTGTAAAGTTGAGGATTTTAAGGTTCATTTTGGTTATGGAATAGAAGGATTGGTTGATGGAGAAAGGATTTATATAGGTAGCGAAAAATTTATGAAAAAATTAGGTCTTGAGATACTTGAGGATCTTAAAAAGATTGAGAATAAAGCAGAGAGGGAAGGAAATGTTCCTGTTTTTATAGCTGACGATCAAAAGGTTGCAGGCATTGTTCTCTTCTCACAGAAGATAAAGGAAGAAGCTCCTGTGGTATTCAGGGTTTTACAGAAACTGAAGATAAAATTTGCAATACTTACTGGGGATACTCCGTATTTTGCAAAAATAGTTAAGGAAAAGTTAGGTATAGATCAGGTTAAAGCCGGTCTGCTTCCTGAGGATAAGCTCAGGATAATATCTGAAGCAAAGAAAAAGGGTAAAACTGTTGCTATGGTAGGAGATGGGATAAATGATGCTCCAGCTCTTGCATCAGCTGATATAGGAATTGCCATGGGTTGTGGAACGGATCTGACAAGGGAAAGTGCTAATGTAAGTCTTCTTGGAGATGACCTCAGAAAAGTTCCATTAATGATACTTCTTGCAAAGAAGGTAAGAAAGGTTATATACACAAATATGTTCTGGGCTTTTATATACAATATTATCGGTCTTGGTCTTGCTCTGATGGGTAAGCTGAATCCTATCTTTGCAGCCCTTGCTATGGTTCTAAGCAGTGCCTTTGTTATTGCAAACTCTGTAAGGGTTAAGAACTGGTAA
- a CDS encoding rhodanese-like domain-containing protein: MRKFSSSNLIFLLIIGLGVTYYLYLKGYIFSDFQNLDPKSAYSLIEKEKDNVFILDVRTPQEYKEGHIPDSTLIPLDSLPNQIDKIPRDKKVIVYCRSGMRSASASRLLSSLGYDVYNIAGGIKSWRDEGLPVER; encoded by the coding sequence ATGAGAAAGTTCTCATCATCAAATCTGATTTTTCTTCTGATAATAGGACTGGGAGTTACCTACTATCTTTATCTGAAAGGATATATATTCTCAGACTTTCAAAATTTAGATCCTAAATCAGCTTACAGCCTTATAGAAAAGGAAAAAGATAATGTATTTATACTTGATGTCAGAACCCCTCAGGAGTATAAAGAAGGTCATATTCCAGACTCAACTCTTATCCCTTTGGATTCTCTGCCAAACCAGATAGATAAAATTCCCCGGGATAAAAAGGTTATTGTTTACTGCCGATCAGGAATGAGAAGTGCCTCAGCCTCAAGACTTTTATCATCATTGGGATATGATGTCTATAATATCGCAGGTGGGATCAAATCCTGGAGAGATGAAGGACTACCTGTAGAGAGATAA
- a CDS encoding pentapeptide repeat-containing protein: protein MDILRKEDVERMIKEGVSLKDIDLTFAELDGIDFSGVDLSGASLTGAEIRNANFEGANLEGAFIADADLSGCNFRNANLSRAVLQRVHLRNANFENANMFKVQLMVCDASGANFKGADMRQSRLEKTRFRRAIMDKAIITHSNLRATDFQEASFIGTNISFSDLRKAQLQRAWFENIKAEEVLLYGKAPWIEGSKAKLDLDQIKAPNWDD, encoded by the coding sequence ATGGATATCTTAAGGAAGGAAGATGTAGAAAGGATGATAAAGGAAGGAGTATCTCTTAAGGATATAGATCTTACATTTGCTGAGCTTGATGGAATCGATTTTTCAGGTGTTGACCTTTCCGGAGCTTCATTGACAGGAGCGGAGATAAGAAATGCAAACTTTGAAGGAGCAAATCTTGAAGGAGCATTTATTGCTGATGCTGATCTGTCCGGATGTAACTTCAGAAATGCAAATCTATCAAGGGCTGTTCTCCAGAGAGTTCACCTGAGAAACGCAAATTTTGAGAACGCAAATATGTTTAAAGTTCAGCTTATGGTATGTGATGCCTCAGGTGCTAACTTTAAAGGTGCCGATATGAGACAGTCAAGACTTGAGAAAACAAGATTCAGAAGGGCGATAATGGACAAAGCGATAATAACCCACTCAAATCTCAGAGCAACAGATTTTCAGGAAGCATCCTTTATTGGAACAAATATTAGTTTCAGTGACCTCAGGAAAGCACAGCTTCAAAGAGCATGGTTTGAGAATATAAAAGCTGAAGAGGTTTTACTCTACGGAAAGGCTCCATGGATAGAAGGTAGCAAAGCAAAATTAGATCTTGATCAGATAAAAGCTCCAAACTGGGATGACTAA
- a CDS encoding prepilin-type N-terminal cleavage/methylation domain-containing protein — MKDLRERRKKEGGFTLIELLIVIAIIAILASIAIPQYLKYQQKAKVSSYAEPIARGCVMDMVTACIEDPTNYPPTNLPNCVATAATPGGTVNQQTLNNGTCTNGTLTGASAVYRLDGVADYEANCQTDASGNIKCSVQPI; from the coding sequence ATGAAAGACTTAAGGGAAAGACGTAAAAAAGAAGGCGGTTTTACACTGATTGAGCTGCTGATCGTTATCGCTATCATCGCTATTCTGGCATCTATAGCAATTCCTCAGTATTTAAAATACCAGCAAAAAGCTAAAGTTTCTTCATATGCTGAGCCAATAGCAAGAGGTTGTGTTATGGATATGGTTACTGCGTGTATAGAAGATCCAACAAACTATCCTCCAACAAATCTGCCAAACTGTGTAGCAACTGCAGCAACACCCGGAGGAACTGTAAATCAGCAGACTCTTAACAATGGAACATGTACTAATGGAACTCTAACAGGTGCATCTGCTGTTTATAGATTAGATGGTGTTGCTGATTATGAAGCCAATTGTCAGACTGATGCAAGTGGAAACATAAAGTGTTCTGTACAGCCAATATAA
- a CDS encoding pilin, giving the protein MVHNKNGFTIVELLIVVAILAILSSMSLVMYQKYRNKSFVASHLLPIADGCSKEIVAYCIGLNVETPTVINVSSLSLSNCKNVTLPDYNLTVNVTGSFVCNPGGNVSGGTVDAESDKIPEYKAECNLLAEGIKCSVVEK; this is encoded by the coding sequence ATGGTTCATAACAAGAATGGATTTACAATTGTTGAACTTTTAATAGTTGTAGCAATACTCGCTATTCTTTCCTCAATGTCTCTGGTTATGTATCAGAAATACAGAAATAAATCTTTCGTTGCATCCCATCTTTTACCTATAGCTGATGGCTGTTCTAAGGAAATAGTAGCATACTGTATAGGGTTAAATGTTGAAACACCTACAGTTATAAATGTTTCTTCTTTATCTCTGAGTAATTGTAAAAATGTAACCCTTCCAGATTACAATCTTACAGTTAATGTTACAGGTAGCTTTGTATGTAATCCAGGTGGCAATGTCTCAGGTGGGACTGTAGATGCTGAATCCGATAAAATACCGGAGTACAAAGCTGAATGTAATCTTTTAGCTGAAGGAATTAAATGTTCTGTTGTTGAAAAATAA
- a CDS encoding pilus assembly FimT family protein — protein MRFITDRDKGYSIIEVLITLFIVSLILSAAYFTYVSIFKSMKGESESVELQMEKIVGLELLRLDLEHVGYGIGKPLTLGSDYLILESVNDGKDLLIRSTMNNTNNTTIGWVLCNNNAGNDPVHAELEAPNDNLVFVDNEGFVAGVVNDGLCPSDGILVGFPFDPASTGCGGTCSEIVYYLSNTNLPSHCHPQTYNLLRKVNNATGGNPLLSCVADFKFTIDLDIDDDNIVDLTDQIVDNSIPANDLRLQLKRINVYLLIQEGGFNPDYEFKNYSTDSNGNYIQVNGMKLYLPGSSDFIHYRWKVIKISVKPMSIIK, from the coding sequence ATGAGATTTATAACTGACAGAGATAAAGGTTACTCAATAATAGAGGTTCTAATAACACTATTTATAGTATCTCTGATACTGAGTGCAGCCTATTTTACCTACGTGAGCATATTTAAAAGTATGAAAGGGGAGTCTGAATCTGTTGAGCTTCAGATGGAAAAGATTGTAGGCCTTGAGCTTCTGAGACTTGATCTTGAGCATGTCGGCTATGGAATAGGGAAACCTCTTACACTTGGATCCGACTACCTTATTTTAGAATCTGTAAATGATGGTAAGGATCTTTTGATAAGATCCACAATGAATAATACGAATAACACAACTATAGGATGGGTTTTATGTAACAACAATGCAGGAAATGATCCAGTTCATGCAGAATTAGAAGCTCCAAATGATAATCTGGTATTTGTTGATAATGAAGGCTTTGTGGCGGGAGTTGTAAACGACGGATTATGCCCATCCGATGGGATACTTGTAGGATTTCCTTTTGATCCAGCGTCTACAGGATGCGGTGGTACATGCTCTGAAATAGTTTATTATCTTAGTAATACCAACCTTCCCTCTCACTGTCATCCCCAAACATACAACCTACTTAGAAAAGTCAATAACGCTACAGGAGGAAACCCCCTTTTATCCTGTGTTGCAGACTTTAAATTCACTATAGATCTGGATATAGATGATGATAATATCGTTGATCTTACAGACCAGATAGTTGATAATTCTATTCCAGCGAATGATCTGAGACTCCAGCTTAAGAGGATAAATGTTTATCTACTCATACAGGAAGGTGGATTTAATCCAGACTATGAGTTTAAAAATTACAGCACTGACTCCAACGGAAATTACATACAGGTAAACGGGATGAAACTTTACCTTCCTGGCTCCTCAGATTTTATACATTACAGATGGAAGGTTATAAAGATATCTGTAAAACCGATGTCAATAATCAAGTAG
- a CDS encoding type IV pilus modification PilV family protein codes for MVQTVLLNKKGYTLVEALVSLFIFALVLIFMLQGFTVAYKINFQKLIKDETVKIAQDEIEFIRNMDPNRIYDINNDGSFEDVVNRTDCPVCSTEPTVPECVITRQVRNVNIKFGKQVIVNQPDPTADIFRVTVTICTDYKDFHTGNKITHTISTVIAREE; via the coding sequence ATGGTACAGACTGTGTTGTTAAATAAGAAAGGATATACGCTTGTAGAGGCTCTTGTCTCTCTTTTTATCTTTGCACTTGTTCTTATCTTTATGCTCCAGGGATTCACAGTGGCATACAAGATAAATTTTCAGAAGCTTATTAAAGATGAAACAGTTAAGATCGCGCAGGATGAGATTGAGTTTATAAGAAATATGGATCCGAACAGAATATACGATATAAATAACGATGGTAGCTTTGAAGATGTTGTAAACAGAACTGACTGTCCTGTATGCTCAACAGAGCCAACAGTTCCTGAATGTGTAATAACAAGACAGGTAAGGAATGTGAATATAAAGTTTGGCAAACAGGTGATTGTAAACCAGCCTGATCCAACAGCAGATATATTCCGTGTAACAGTTACAATATGCACAGATTATAAAGATTTCCATACAGGAAACAAGATAACACATACAATATCTACTGTGATAGCAAGGGAAGAGTGA
- a CDS encoding pilus assembly FimT family protein gives MVRKIKGFTIVELLLVIVLFAILAAIAVVPFKNKIEANKIETDIRRMYGLLQEGRMTAFGEKRRLIFSLNPADKSACLIDEATSSVIKCVNLNKSSYNPVTITIDKRGTFTNGSIYFTGDKKGAVFDCISISYIRVKMGEWNGTDCVVK, from the coding sequence ATGGTTAGAAAGATAAAAGGTTTTACAATAGTTGAACTGCTTCTGGTGATAGTACTGTTTGCAATACTGGCTGCAATTGCCGTTGTTCCTTTTAAGAATAAGATAGAAGCAAACAAGATTGAAACGGATATAAGGAGGATGTATGGACTGCTTCAGGAAGGAAGGATGACCGCTTTTGGAGAGAAAAGAAGGCTTATCTTCAGTCTTAATCCAGCTGATAAATCAGCCTGTCTTATAGATGAGGCCACATCCTCAGTTATAAAATGTGTAAATCTGAATAAAAGCAGTTACAATCCAGTAACAATTACCATTGATAAAAGAGGGACATTCACAAATGGAAGTATATACTTCACAGGAGATAAAAAGGGTGCGGTCTTTGACTGTATCTCCATAAGTTATATAAGGGTCAAGATGGGAGAATGGAATGGTACAGACTGTGTTGTTAAATAA